One Nitrososphaerota archaeon DNA window includes the following coding sequences:
- a CDS encoding TrmB family transcriptional regulator, with product MNISDNTRKSLEKIGLTSYEIRTYSSLLKGGELTASDLSQKSGVPYSKIYEVLGSLEEKGWIGSDDSRPTKYFSKSPATALEATKQKIESDFKENENIVLRELVPLYEKSGVSERPDIWVLSGIMNIASKILEMVDSCRNEVLIALPKANEMLVKQALPKLRQLHDKGVVITILMSDEMDRESLKALARVSTVKVKKGLFGGGIISDKRYVVILLGPINDASEGEAVAIWADHAGLAVFAREYFEYLLKDAKGVS from the coding sequence ATGAACATTTCGGATAACACACGTAAGTCGCTTGAAAAGATCGGCCTGACAAGCTATGAGATCAGGACATATTCTTCTTTACTAAAAGGGGGTGAGCTTACCGCGTCTGATCTGAGCCAAAAGTCAGGCGTGCCATATTCCAAGATTTATGAGGTACTCGGATCGCTTGAGGAAAAAGGCTGGATCGGCTCTGACGATTCCAGACCCACAAAATATTTTTCAAAATCCCCGGCAACTGCGCTAGAGGCAACAAAGCAAAAGATAGAATCTGATTTTAAGGAAAATGAGAATATTGTTTTGCGGGAACTGGTGCCATTATACGAAAAAAGCGGCGTAAGTGAGAGGCCTGACATCTGGGTTTTATCAGGCATAATGAATATTGCATCGAAAATCCTAGAGATGGTTGATTCTTGCAGAAATGAGGTATTGATCGCCCTGCCAAAGGCAAACGAGATGTTAGTAAAGCAGGCATTGCCGAAATTGCGCCAGCTACATGACAAAGGTGTTGTAATTACAATATTGATGTCAGATGAGATGGACAGGGAGTCGCTCAAGGCTTTGGCCAGAGTATCCACAGTCAAGGTCAAAAAAGGTCTGTTTGGGGGAGGAATAATTTCGGACAAGCGCTATGTGGTGATTTTGCTTGGTCCAATCAACGATGCCTCAGAAGGAGAGGCAGTAGCCATTTGGGCAGACCATGCAGGTTTGGCTGTCTTTGCAAGGGAATACTTTGAATATTTGCTCAAAGATGCAAAGGGTGTATCATAA